In Flavobacterium praedii, the DNA window CTCAAAACGGCACTTTTTTACTTTCAAAATACAAACCCATTTACGTTTTGCCTTTCCGATATTCATCAGACCCAAATGAACTTCCCTACAATTCTGGAACTGAAGTTTCTGTAGATAAATATGTAAAATTAAATAAAGTAGAAGCTAAATTTCAATTAAGTTTTAAAGTCAAAATAGCACAAGATATTTTGTTTGGAAAAGCAGATTTATGGATGGCTTATACACAAAAATCCTATTGGCAAATTTTCAACAAAGAATTTTCAAGACCTTTTAGAGAAACCAATTATGAGCCAGAACTTATTTTGAATGTCCCTGCCAAATTTAATTTTTTGGGTCTTCATGGAAGAATGTTTGGAATAGCTTTAAACCATCAATCCAATGGAAGAACAGAAACACTTACAAGAAGTTGGAATAGAATAATTGGATTTGTAGCTTTTGAAGATAAAAATTGGAGTTTGATTGTTAGATCATGGTATGCCGTTGAAATTCAAGAAAATTCAAATATAAAAGATTTTACAGGAAGAGGAGATGCTACTTTTGTGTATGTTTTAAACAAAAACATTCTTACAGCTCATGGTCAGCATTCTTTAAGAACAGGTGAGTTTAATAATGGAAGCATTCAATTGGATTGGGGATTTCCTATTCAGGGGAATCTAAGAGGGCATTTTCAATTTTTTCATGGTTATGGAGATGCTTTAATTGATCATGATTATAAACAAATTATTTTTGGAATTGGAGTTTCTTTTGCTGAGTTGCTTTGATGTGTTGGTTTGTTGTTTTTTTTTTTTCGATTTTTTCGATTTTTTTGTTAAAAAAATCGAATATAACTATCCATAATTCAGGTTATTTCGTTTTTGTAATTAAACTTTTGTTGTTTTTTTATATCTTAGTGTAATATTGTATTATATCAATGAATAATTTATACAGAAATCATGAAAAAAAATATAATTTATTTAGCTTTAATCTTGTTCAGCTTTGTTGGATATGCTGGATATTCGCAAACCAGTGAAGAGCCAGAAGCTTTGGGTTTGCCAGGGGATAATTTAAATTTATATGCGGTTTTAGATGTTTTTCAAAAATCGAAAACACTCGAGGAATTTGAAAAATCTATTAATTTGGAAGAAAATAAAATCAATAATCTTGACTTAAATAATGATAATAATGCGGATTATATTCAGGTGTCAAGCGAAAAAAAAGGAGATACTTTTTTTGTACTGCTGCAAGTATCTGTTAGTGGGTCTGAAAAACAAGATGTTGCTGTAATTGAAGTAGATAAGAATAAAAATGGGCAAATTACAGTCCAAGTAATTGGAGATGAGGAGTTGTATGGTAAGGATTATATAGTTGAGCCTTCTCAAAACGATACAATTGGAGGAACTATAAATCCGGGGTATTCAGAAAGTGGAACAACTGTAATTAATAATAATACAACCAATAACTATACAACCAATAACGAAAGAGTAGGGCCGTCTATTAGTGCATGGCCTGTCGTGGTATTTTTATTTTCCCCTTTGTTTGTGACATGGCGTTCTCCTTGGTATTGGGGACATTACCCGTCGTATTGGAGACCTTGGCGCCCTGTTTTTTATCGTAGTTATTGTGGGTATCATAGGAATTTTTATGGAAGTCATTATTATCGAAGATCGGTCTATTTGCGAACACCTTATTATCGAAATTATTATGGTAATAGAAGGACCTATTCAAATCTTGTTAGGACAAACAGGATGAATAATATGTACAAACGAACTTACGAAGGAAGGGTCTATAAAAAGCCTATTTCACCAGTTGTTCGGCCAGGATCGTCATCTAATCGCTATCCAACAGTGACAAGACCAGGATCGTCATCTAATCGCTATCCAACAGTGACAAGACCGGGATCGTCATCTAGTCGCTATCCAACGGTGACAAGACCAGGATCGTCATCTAATCGCTATCCAACAGTGACAAGACCAGGATCGTCATCTAATGGTTCTCCAACAGTGGCAAGACCAGGATCGTCATCTAATGGTTCTCCAACAATGACGAGGCCAGGAAATTCTAACAATATGCCTTCTACTTATCCTTCAACTAGACCAGTCAATAGACCCGCATCAACTTGGCCAACGTCAAGACCGTCAACAAATCCAGTTTCATGGCCAAGTTCTCAACAAGCAACACGACCTGTTGCACGACCTGTTGCACGACCTGTTGCACGACCTTCAGGGATGAGTAGGTCAACTATGCGAGGCAGTCGAAATTAATATAACACAAAAAAAAACTGACTTAAAGTTAGGAGTGGTCGGAAGAAATTCCGGCCACTTTACGTTTTAAAGACTTTGGCAGGATCCCCACCCGAAAGTATAATCAGTATTTATCGTAATAAGCTCTCTTAATTCCATAACAAACCTTCTTTTGGCTGTTTTGTAGCTTAGGTTATTTGCTTTTTTGTAAATTAAGGCCAGCAT includes these proteins:
- a CDS encoding phospholipase A, whose product is MIKQFNFSNFCLFLALLFFLAVNGQSSLFSNKSRRFQTLTQIWELEPDTQNGTFLLSKYKPIYVLPFRYSSDPNELPYNSGTEVSVDKYVKLNKVEAKFQLSFKVKIAQDILFGKADLWMAYTQKSYWQIFNKEFSRPFRETNYEPELILNVPAKFNFLGLHGRMFGIALNHQSNGRTETLTRSWNRIIGFVAFEDKNWSLIVRSWYAVEIQENSNIKDFTGRGDATFVYVLNKNILTAHGQHSLRTGEFNNGSIQLDWGFPIQGNLRGHFQFFHGYGDALIDHDYKQIIFGIGVSFAELL